One window from the genome of Cryptomeria japonica chromosome 6, Sugi_1.0, whole genome shotgun sequence encodes:
- the LOC131030535 gene encoding replication protein A 70 kDa DNA-binding subunit A-like, which produces MTFDNISPITSLNPYQNKWTIKGKVTDKRLIRSYSRPAKNGHVFSYDIVDTEGCEVRVTCFDHIAQLHSDRVEVGAHYVISKGSIKEENTRYNKLNNHLEIILSDASILKRCTHDDDPSQTRSPFTPISEVVQLTSNTLVDIIGVVFYVGDIIAIHMKDDSKTKKRIVKINDLSGSTIDINMWGSTSEQRGHGLKNMFTPDAVLVLVLAICNARVGYFNGKIINMTSVTTLHINPAFLEV; this is translated from the coding sequence ATGACCTTTGATAATATAAGCCCTATCACAAGTTTAAATCCCTACCAAAACAAATGGACAATCAAAGGAAAAGTCACTGACAAACGATTAATACGATCATATAGTAGACCTGCCAAAAATGGCCATGTCTTCAGCTATGATATTGTAGACACTGAGGGTTGTGAAGTTAGGGTTACATGTTTTGACCATATAGCCCAACTACATTCTGATCGTGTCGAGGTAGGTGCTCATTATGTCATTTCTAAGGGGTCCATTAAGGAGGAAAACACAAGATACAATaaattaaacaaccatttagaaatcATCCTATCTGATGCATCAATATTGAAACGATGCACCCATGATGATGATCCATCTCAAACACGCTCCCCTTTCACACCAATTAGCGAAGTGGTCCAGCTGACTAGTAATACATTGGTTGACATCATTGGTGTTGTTTTCTATGTTGGAGATATCATAGCAATCCACATGAAGGATGACAGTAAAACAAAGAAGCGCATTGTTAAAATTAATGATCTCTCTGGCTCAACAATTGATATCAATATGTGGGGTTCAACATCTGAACAAAGAGGCCATGGCTTGAAAAATATGTTCACCCCTGATGCTGTACTTGTACTTGTACTTGCTATATGCAATGCCCGTGTTGGGTACTTTAATGGGAAGATTATCAATATGACATCTGTAACAACATTGCATATTAATCCTGCTTTCCTAGAGGTATAA